A part of Penaeus vannamei isolate JL-2024 chromosome 1, ASM4276789v1, whole genome shotgun sequence genomic DNA contains:
- the Srp72 gene encoding signal recognition particle subunit SRP72, translated as MATTKESRMSSYFSELKKFIDNGNNAKVVKCANKILSEAPEDLKAWQCKVVALIQMDQFSEVLGIISKSKIVEDLAFEKAYCEYRLNKVMEAYKTISKAKEVSPRIQELHAQVLYRLERYEECYDIYREMIRTNSDDFDQERLTNMAAVAVNRYIEGSNKDTTVNIDDSSYEVLYNGACHLLATGNHEEALKRLKEAEELCRTYLIQEDGATEEEVADEVAIIRVQQGHCLQLMGQEQEALAIYNSVLKSKPEDPALLAIINNNLVTINRGGNVFDSRKKMKTALAPGLEHKLTSYQRASITFNHCLLAFSTNQDELCRTEVAKLANDYPKFRQKASIIQSALLGREGKLEAASATLQKCAQENQNEALGINLMAIQILLAGGDKRGACEILKSLDEKNRYRQGIVSALVSLYLSLEDRDGASTILREAVDWHKKNKTSGVHLSELWRHAADFHLRGGDAPTAAASLQELHKLKPKDVMTLAQLITAYAQYDVEAAQKLSKQLPPASSVVHNVDGDVLEASLGHRYMKKLQQGKGDLSPASPSSPTAKVTPGAELKKKTKKKKKRKIRLPKNYNPDVPPDPERWLPRWQRKTFRKKRDRRGKDVMKGTQGVSSDAADKYDITKTAGSSKPSQAASPKPENVGLRRNFQKKKGGGKKKKGGW; from the exons atGGCGACCACGAAGGAAAGTCGGATGTCGTCATATTTTTCAGAACTTAAGAAGTTCATCGATAACGGAAACAATGCAAAAGTTGTTAAATGTGCTAATAAAA TTTTGTCGGAGGCACCAGAAGACCTGAAAGCATGGCAGTGCAAAGTTGTAGCCCTCATCCAGATGGACCAGTTTTCGGAGGTCTTGGGCATCATCAGCAAATCAAAAATTGTTGA GGACCTTGCCTTTGAGAAGGCTTACTGTGAGTATCGACTGAATAAAGTCATGGAGGCCTATAAGACCATCAGCAAAGCCAAGGAAGTTTCTCCACGTATCCAGGAGTTGCATGCTCAAGTCTTATACCGCCTTGAGAG GTATGAAGAGTGCTATGATATCTACAGAGAAATGATCCGCACTAATAGTGATGACTTTGATCAAGAACGCTTAACAAATATGGCTGCAGTAGCTGTCAATCGTTACATAGAAGGAAGT AATAAAGACACTACTGTCAACATTGATGACTCCTCATATGAGGTGTTATATAATGGAGCCTGCCACCTGTTAGCTACTGGCAACCATGAAGAAGCACTGAAAAGATTAAAGGAAGCAGAGGAGCTCTGCCGTACATACCTTATTCAGGAGGATGGTGCCACTGAAGAGGAAGTGGCTGATGAGGTTGCCATTATAAG GGTACAGCAGGGCCACTGTCTTCAGCTTATGGGCCAAGAACAGGAAGCATTAGCCATCTACAACAGTGTCCTTAAGAGTAAACCAGAAGATCCAGCTCTTCTGGCAATTATCAACAATAACCTTGTCACTATTAATCGTGGAGGAAATGTTTTTGATtctcgaaagaaaatgaaaactgcCCTAGCACCAGGCTTAGAGCATAAACTGACTAGTTATCAGCGAGCTAGTATTACCTTCAATCACTGTTTACTTGCATTTAGCACCAACCAG GATGAACTTTGTCGCACAGAGGTTGCAAAGTTGGCCAACGACTACCCAAAATTCAGACAGAAAGCTTCCATAATCCAGTCAGCTTTgctagggagagagggtaagctGGAAGCTGCAAGCGCTACATTACAGAAGTGTGCCCAGGAGAATCAGAATGAAGCTCTTGGAATTAATCTCATGGCCATACAAATACTTCTAGCAGGT GGTGATAAAAGAGGTGCATGTGAGATATTGAAGTCCCTAGATGAGAAAAACAGATATCGGCAGGGCATTGTGTCCGCATTAGTGTCCCTTTACCTATCCTTGGAAGACCGGGATGGTGCTTCAACAATCTTACGTGAGGCTGTTGATTGGCACAAGAAGAATAAG ACTTCAGGAGTACATTTATCTGAGTTGTGGCGACATGCGGCTGATTTCCATCTCCGTGGTGGAGATGCTCCAACTGCAGCAGCCTCTTTGCAAGAGTTGCATAAACTCAAGCCTAAAGATGTCATGACTTTAGCTCAGCTGATTACAGCCTATGCTCAG TATGATGTAGAAGCAGCACAGAAACTATCTAAACAACTCCCACCTGCCAGTAGCGTAGTACATAATGTAGATGGGGATGTTTTGGAGGCATCACTAGGCCACCGCTACATGAAGAAGCTTCAACAGGGCAAAGGAGACCTCTCTCCTGCATCTCCATCTTCACCCACAGCGAAAGT TACGCCTGGGGCAGAGCTtaagaagaagaccaagaagaagaagaagaggaagataaggctACCTAAGAACTATAACCCAGATGTGCCTCCTGATCCTGAGCGCTGGTTGCCCAGGTGGCAGCGCAAGACCTTCCGCAAGAAGAGGGATCGCAGGGGGAAGGATGTCATGAAAGGAACTCAGGGTGTGTCCAGTGATGCAGCCGATAAATA TGACATCACAAAGACAGCTGGGAGCTCTAAGCCATCACAGGCAGCTAGCCCCAAGCCAGAAAATGTTGGACTACGCCGTAACttccagaagaagaaaggaggagggaaaaagaagaagggaggatggtaa